The following proteins come from a genomic window of Tepidibacillus fermentans:
- a CDS encoding acyl-CoA thioesterase, with protein MKWYDTEIRVRYQETDQMGVVYHANYLVWFEVARTELVRALGVDYRKLEKMGLYLPVVDVSCQYKLSAKYDDEIIVRSRIAEYSSLRLTMEYEVIRKEDGKLLATGKTKHVWLDQEYRPVRLDRFASEIDQVLRTQMNTEN; from the coding sequence ATGAAATGGTATGATACAGAAATTCGAGTAAGATATCAAGAAACGGACCAAATGGGGGTCGTTTACCATGCCAATTATCTTGTTTGGTTTGAAGTTGCTCGTACAGAACTGGTAAGAGCATTAGGAGTAGATTACAGAAAATTAGAAAAAATGGGGTTATATCTCCCTGTCGTAGATGTTAGCTGTCAATATAAACTGTCAGCAAAATATGATGATGAAATTATTGTGCGTTCAAGGATCGCAGAATATAGTAGCTTGCGACTAACCATGGAATATGAAGTGATTCGTAAAGAAGACGGAAAACTTTTGGCTACTGGAAAGACAAAGCATGTATGGTTAGATCAAGAGTATCGACCTGTTCGCCTAGATCGGTTTGCATCTGAGATAGATCAAG
- the pyk gene encoding pyruvate kinase: protein MRKTKIVCTIGPASEKVAVLKELIDAGMNVARLNFSHGDHKEHGNRIQNIRQAAKETGKTVAILLDTKGPEIRTGVLGVPEVELKQGDSIILTTEEIVGDGTRVSVTYKGLPEDVHPGSRILIDDGLIGLEVEKIEGTEIYCKILNTGILKSKKGVNVPGVRINLPGITEKDADDIRFGIEQGIDIIAASFVRKAQDVLEIREILEEYNADILIISKIENHEGVENIDEILQVSDGIMVARGDLGVEIPAEEVPLVQKMIIEKCNKAGKPVITATQMLDSMQRNPRPTRAEASDVANAIFDGTDAIMLSGETAAGKYPVESVATMARIALRTEEALKYSEIFRKRSTFQQTNVTDAISQAVVNTAIDLDADAILTPTESGQTARLVSKYRPQAPIIAITPNEKVLKKLSLSWGVYPLLGKKVENTDEMLKESVDVALAAKYIKHGDLVIITAGVPVGKVGTTNLMKVHLVGDIATKGQGIGNKIITGVVVKGKTPEEIEAKMKEGAILVTIATDKDMMKSIEKAAAVITEEGGLTSHAAVVGINHGIPVIVGAEKAYEKFEDGMYVTVDPERGHVYAGNKMI from the coding sequence ATGAGAAAGACGAAGATTGTTTGTACGATTGGACCTGCTAGTGAGAAAGTTGCAGTTTTAAAAGAATTAATTGATGCTGGAATGAATGTAGCACGTTTGAATTTTTCTCATGGAGATCATAAGGAACATGGGAACCGAATCCAAAATATTCGTCAAGCCGCAAAAGAGACAGGAAAAACTGTTGCCATTCTTTTAGATACAAAAGGTCCAGAAATTCGAACAGGCGTCCTTGGGGTACCTGAGGTAGAATTAAAACAGGGAGATTCCATTATTTTAACTACAGAAGAAATTGTTGGCGACGGAACTCGTGTGTCTGTTACGTATAAAGGTCTTCCAGAAGATGTTCATCCAGGTTCAAGAATTCTTATTGATGATGGATTAATTGGTTTGGAAGTTGAAAAAATTGAAGGAACAGAAATTTATTGTAAGATTTTAAACACGGGAATATTGAAAAGTAAAAAAGGGGTCAATGTTCCGGGTGTAAGAATCAATCTCCCTGGAATTACAGAAAAGGATGCGGACGATATTCGCTTTGGTATTGAACAAGGAATCGACATTATTGCTGCTTCTTTTGTTCGTAAGGCACAAGATGTATTAGAAATCCGAGAGATTTTAGAAGAATATAACGCAGATATTCTCATCATCTCTAAAATTGAAAATCATGAGGGTGTTGAAAATATTGATGAAATTCTTCAAGTCTCTGATGGAATCATGGTTGCGAGAGGAGATTTAGGGGTTGAAATTCCTGCTGAGGAAGTTCCTCTAGTACAAAAGATGATTATTGAAAAATGTAATAAAGCGGGGAAACCTGTTATTACCGCAACCCAAATGCTCGATTCGATGCAACGAAATCCAAGACCAACTCGCGCAGAAGCAAGTGACGTTGCAAATGCAATATTTGATGGAACAGATGCCATTATGTTATCCGGTGAGACGGCAGCAGGAAAATATCCCGTAGAATCCGTTGCTACGATGGCTCGCATTGCCCTACGAACGGAAGAAGCATTAAAATATTCAGAGATTTTCCGTAAAAGGAGCACATTCCAACAAACCAATGTTACAGATGCGATTAGCCAAGCTGTAGTGAATACTGCCATTGATTTAGATGCAGATGCAATCCTAACTCCAACTGAGAGTGGCCAAACGGCAAGACTCGTTTCGAAATATCGCCCACAAGCACCAATAATTGCGATTACTCCAAATGAAAAAGTATTGAAAAAGTTAAGCTTGAGTTGGGGAGTCTATCCACTTTTAGGTAAAAAAGTTGAAAATACTGATGAAATGTTAAAAGAATCGGTTGATGTGGCCTTAGCAGCAAAATATATTAAACATGGTGATCTTGTGATTATCACAGCAGGTGTTCCTGTAGGAAAAGTTGGAACAACAAACTTAATGAAAGTTCATTTGGTTGGAGACATTGCTACGAAAGGTCAAGGTATTGGGAATAAGATCATCACAGGAGTAGTTGTAAAAGGAAAAACTCCTGAAGAAATCGAAGCAAAGATGAAAGAAGGAGCGATTTTAGTTACGATTGCAACCGATAAAGATATGATGAAATCGATTGAAAAGGCTGCAGCGGTGATCACGGAAGAAGGCGGATTAACTTCCCATGCTGCTGTAGTAGGGATTAACCATGGTATTCCAGTGATTGTTGGTGCGGAAAAGGCTTATGAAAAGTTTGAAGATGGAATGTATGTGACCGTTGATCCTGAACGTGGACATGTTTACGCAGGAAATAAAATGATATAA
- the pfkA gene encoding 6-phosphofructokinase: protein MKRIGVLTSGGDAPGMNAAIRAVVRKGYYHNLEVFGIYHGYSGLINGEIKQLDLGSVGDIIHRGGTMLYTARSEEFKTPEGQKKAIEQLNKYGIEGLVVIGGDGSFRGAQKLAQQGILTVGVPGTIDNDIPATDFTIGFDTAVNTVINAIDKIRDTATSHERTYIIEVMGRNAGDIALWSGLADGAESIIIPEAYYEMDEIIERLKHGHSRGKKHSIIIVAEGVGSGIEFGNQIKQKTGFETRVTVLGHIQRGGSPTAFDRVLASRLGAEAVELLLKNQSGKMVGIKNNQIISLGIDEALMQKHTVDLSLYQLASILAI, encoded by the coding sequence ATGAAACGAATTGGTGTGTTAACAAGTGGAGGAGACGCCCCTGGAATGAATGCGGCTATTCGAGCTGTGGTCAGGAAAGGTTATTACCACAATTTAGAAGTTTTTGGGATTTATCATGGTTATAGTGGTTTAATCAATGGAGAGATTAAACAATTGGATCTTGGTTCTGTAGGGGATATCATACATAGAGGCGGAACGATGTTATATACAGCGAGAAGTGAGGAATTTAAAACCCCTGAAGGGCAAAAGAAAGCCATTGAACAATTAAATAAATATGGGATTGAGGGTTTAGTCGTTATCGGTGGAGATGGTTCATTCCGTGGAGCTCAAAAATTAGCACAACAAGGGATTTTAACAGTTGGTGTTCCTGGAACCATCGATAATGATATTCCTGCAACAGATTTTACGATTGGATTTGATACAGCAGTAAATACTGTCATCAATGCGATTGACAAAATCCGTGATACTGCTACTTCACATGAAAGAACATATATTATTGAGGTAATGGGAAGAAATGCTGGTGATATTGCACTATGGTCAGGATTAGCAGATGGAGCTGAGTCGATTATTATTCCCGAAGCCTACTATGAAATGGATGAAATTATTGAACGATTAAAGCATGGCCATTCACGTGGCAAAAAACATAGTATTATTATTGTTGCTGAAGGTGTTGGTAGTGGTATTGAGTTTGGTAATCAAATTAAACAAAAAACTGGTTTTGAAACAAGAGTAACCGTTCTTGGTCATATTCAACGAGGGGGATCACCTACTGCTTTTGACCGTGTATTAGCCAGTCGCCTTGGTGCTGAAGCGGTAGAATTATTATTGAAAAATCAGTCAGGTAAAATGGTAGGGATTAAAAACAATCAAATTATCTCTTTAGGTATCGATGAAGCATTAATGCAAAAACATACTGTAGACCTTTCATTATATCAACTAGCTAGTATCTTAGCGATATAA
- a CDS encoding acetyl-CoA carboxylase carboxyltransferase subunit alpha, with translation MADLSFERPLIELRKKIEELKRFTHLEGIDFSNEIEELEKKAKDLEQQIYGKMTSWQKTQIARLPQRPTTLDYIERIFTDFIELHGDRAFGDDKAIVGGIAKFNGIPVTVIGHQKGRDTKENIYRNFGMPHPEGYRKALRLMQQADKFNRPIICFIDTPGAYPGIGAEERGQSEAIARNLREMALFQVPMICIVIGEGGSGGALALGVGNYLYMLENTIYSVISPEGAATILWRDGSKAEKAANSMKITAQDLFHFGICDGIIPEPLGGAHKDVDFQSMQIKKYIEQGLKDLSALSREELVEHRYHKFRSIGEYVSII, from the coding sequence ATGGCTGATTTATCATTTGAACGCCCTCTCATTGAATTACGGAAAAAAATTGAAGAGTTAAAGCGATTTACACATCTTGAGGGTATTGATTTCTCAAATGAAATTGAGGAATTAGAAAAAAAAGCAAAAGACCTAGAACAACAAATCTATGGGAAAATGACCTCATGGCAAAAAACACAGATTGCTAGATTACCCCAAAGACCGACGACACTAGATTATATTGAACGTATCTTTACAGATTTTATCGAATTACATGGTGACCGAGCATTTGGAGATGATAAAGCGATTGTTGGCGGAATCGCCAAGTTCAATGGAATTCCAGTTACGGTCATTGGTCATCAAAAAGGTAGGGATACGAAAGAAAATATTTACCGGAATTTTGGGATGCCTCACCCAGAAGGATATCGAAAAGCACTACGTTTAATGCAACAAGCGGATAAATTTAACCGTCCGATTATTTGCTTTATTGATACACCAGGTGCATACCCGGGAATCGGTGCAGAAGAAAGAGGACAAAGTGAGGCGATCGCAAGAAATCTTAGAGAGATGGCTTTGTTCCAGGTTCCAATGATTTGTATTGTCATTGGAGAAGGTGGAAGTGGAGGAGCCTTAGCATTAGGAGTAGGAAATTATCTCTATATGTTGGAGAATACTATATATTCGGTTATTTCGCCAGAGGGAGCAGCGACTATTCTTTGGCGGGATGGTTCGAAAGCGGAGAAAGCAGCTAACTCGATGAAAATTACTGCACAAGATTTATTTCACTTTGGAATTTGTGATGGTATCATCCCAGAACCACTTGGTGGTGCTCATAAAGATGTGGATTTTCAATCGATGCAGATCAAAAAGTATATCGAACAAGGGTTGAAGGACTTATCAGCTCTAAGTCGCGAAGAATTGGTGGAACATCGATATCATAAATTCCGTTCAATTGGAGAATATGTTTCAATCATTTAG
- the accD gene encoding acetyl-CoA carboxylase, carboxyltransferase subunit beta, translating to MLKDFFFKQKRFATIPSEHAKKDIPEGRVKKCEHCGTITFVKELEKNLYVCSTCDYHFALSAPERIKMIMDQGHFFEYDSDLISSDPLKFEGYTEKLKSDMRKSNLNEAVVTGEGTIGGFPVVIGVMDTRFRMGSMGAVVGEKIARAIERAVIKRYPFIMFSASGGARMQEGIISLMQMAKTSAALAKLHQEGILFISVLTNPTTGGVSASFASLGDINIAEPGALIGFAGPRVIEQIIRQKLPEGFQTSEFLLEHGQLDLIVHRKDLKATLNQLLDLHMVKGRM from the coding sequence GTGTTAAAAGATTTCTTTTTTAAACAAAAAAGATTTGCTACCATTCCGTCGGAACATGCGAAGAAAGATATTCCTGAAGGAAGAGTGAAAAAGTGCGAGCATTGTGGTACGATTACGTTCGTCAAGGAATTAGAAAAGAACCTATACGTATGTTCCACATGTGACTATCACTTTGCCCTATCTGCCCCAGAAAGAATCAAAATGATCATGGATCAAGGGCATTTTTTTGAATACGATTCTGATTTAATCTCTTCCGATCCATTAAAGTTCGAAGGTTATACTGAAAAATTAAAAAGCGATATGAGGAAATCCAACCTAAATGAAGCTGTAGTAACTGGAGAGGGAACAATTGGAGGTTTTCCTGTTGTTATTGGCGTCATGGACACCCGCTTTCGAATGGGAAGTATGGGTGCTGTGGTTGGTGAAAAAATTGCAAGGGCCATTGAAAGAGCCGTTATTAAACGTTATCCCTTTATCATGTTTTCGGCTTCAGGTGGAGCTAGAATGCAAGAAGGAATTATTAGTTTGATGCAAATGGCCAAAACGAGCGCTGCTTTAGCCAAACTTCACCAAGAGGGGATTCTATTTATTTCTGTATTGACGAATCCGACAACAGGTGGAGTATCTGCCAGCTTTGCTTCTCTAGGAGATATTAATATAGCGGAACCAGGGGCTTTAATCGGTTTTGCGGGGCCAAGAGTCATTGAACAAATCATTCGTCAAAAGCTACCTGAAGGATTCCAAACCTCCGAATTTTTATTAGAACATGGTCAACTCGATCTGATTGTTCATCGTAAAGATCTAAAGGCTACGCTGAATCAATTATTAGATTTACATATGGTAAAGGGGAGGATGTAA
- a CDS encoding glutamate decarboxylase, with protein MWTVIYIAPNENVASKIKDQLTAEGFLVKIRESQVSKQFEILVPKGELREIQEVLATILS; from the coding sequence ATGTGGACAGTCATCTATATAGCACCAAACGAAAATGTCGCAAGCAAAATCAAAGACCAACTAACTGCTGAAGGATTCCTAGTAAAAATAAGAGAAAGTCAGGTTTCAAAACAATTTGAAATCTTAGTACCAAAAGGAGAATTAAGGGAGATACAAGAAGTTTTGGCAACGATCCTATCTTAA
- a CDS encoding FadR/GntR family transcriptional regulator, giving the protein MLDDTKNRKLYQEVLVQINEIIKEDDLKVGDRLPSERELAERLNVGRSSVREALRALELLGLISTRHGEGTFIEESTSHHLVEILAFFILRDQKSKKDLLEMRKIIELDAVRLAAERMKKEQIQKIERLLDKTEQRIKSGLLPVQEDFLFHQYIALATNNYLLYRIWRSIIDFGRTILKDSLERHGRSEISIQEHRYILEALKMKDREEAERRMKMHLEKSQFFA; this is encoded by the coding sequence ATGCTCGATGATACGAAGAATCGAAAATTATATCAAGAAGTTTTGGTTCAGATAAACGAGATTATCAAAGAGGATGATCTCAAAGTAGGTGATCGGTTACCTTCGGAACGGGAACTAGCAGAACGACTCAATGTGGGAAGGTCATCTGTTCGTGAAGCGTTGAGAGCATTAGAGTTACTTGGTTTAATATCGACTCGCCATGGAGAAGGGACGTTTATCGAGGAATCGACTTCACATCATCTTGTGGAGATACTTGCTTTCTTTATCTTAAGAGATCAAAAATCAAAAAAAGATCTTTTAGAAATGAGAAAGATCATTGAATTAGATGCTGTGCGATTAGCAGCGGAAAGAATGAAGAAAGAACAAATTCAAAAAATCGAGCGTTTATTAGATAAGACAGAACAACGAATTAAATCGGGATTATTACCTGTACAAGAAGATTTCCTCTTCCATCAATATATCGCACTTGCAACTAATAATTATTTATTGTATCGTATTTGGCGGTCGATTATCGATTTTGGTCGAACCATTTTAAAAGACTCACTTGAACGTCATGGGAGATCAGAAATCTCCATTCAAGAGCATCGGTATATTTTAGAAGCGCTCAAAATGAAAGATAGAGAAGAAGCGGAGAGACGGATGAAAATGCACTTAGAGAAAAGCCAATTCTTTGCTTGA
- a CDS encoding NAD(P)-dependent malic enzyme, with protein MSTLKEEALKMHRENHGKLQVSAKVPLMNAHDLSLAYSPGVADPCMAIHDDKEKVYEYTMKGNTVAVVTDGTAVLGLGNIGPEAAMPVMEGKSVLFKNFAGVDAFPICLNTTDVDKIVETVKLLEPTFGGVNLEDIAAPNCFIIEERLKKELNIPVFHDDQHGTAIVTLAGLINALKLVNKKMDEIKVVANGAGAAGIAIIKLLISVGVKDVIMCDTKGIIYEGRQVGMNPVKEEIAKITNKEKLQGTLADALKGADVFIGVSVAGAVTQDMVKSMNKDAIIFAMANPVPEIFPDEAKAAGARVVGTGRSDLPNQVNNVSAFPGIFRGALDVRAREINEEMKIAAAYAIADLIEEKELTEDYVIPNPFDPRVAPKVAGAVAKAAMDTGVARIQVDVKEIEEKTRRLSVIK; from the coding sequence TTGTCTACATTAAAAGAAGAAGCTTTAAAGATGCATCGTGAAAATCATGGGAAATTGCAAGTGAGTGCAAAAGTACCACTAATGAACGCACACGATCTCAGTTTGGCTTATTCACCAGGAGTAGCCGACCCGTGCATGGCGATCCATGATGACAAGGAAAAAGTTTACGAGTATACGATGAAAGGAAACACCGTTGCCGTTGTAACTGATGGGACTGCTGTGCTCGGGCTTGGTAACATTGGACCAGAAGCAGCTATGCCTGTAATGGAAGGAAAATCGGTCCTATTTAAGAATTTTGCAGGTGTGGATGCTTTCCCGATTTGTCTAAATACAACAGATGTTGATAAAATTGTAGAAACTGTTAAACTCCTAGAACCTACTTTTGGTGGGGTGAACTTAGAAGACATTGCAGCTCCGAATTGTTTTATTATTGAAGAACGTTTGAAAAAAGAATTAAATATTCCTGTTTTTCATGATGATCAACATGGAACAGCGATTGTAACCTTAGCTGGTTTAATTAATGCGCTTAAACTTGTGAATAAAAAGATGGATGAGATTAAAGTGGTTGCGAATGGTGCTGGCGCTGCAGGTATTGCAATCATTAAATTATTAATTAGCGTTGGCGTAAAAGATGTGATTATGTGTGATACAAAAGGAATTATCTATGAGGGTCGTCAGGTTGGTATGAACCCTGTAAAAGAGGAAATTGCAAAGATTACGAATAAAGAAAAATTACAAGGTACTCTTGCAGATGCATTAAAAGGTGCCGATGTTTTCATCGGTGTATCTGTAGCGGGTGCAGTTACTCAGGATATGGTAAAATCAATGAACAAAGATGCAATTATTTTTGCCATGGCAAATCCAGTACCAGAGATTTTCCCAGATGAAGCAAAAGCAGCAGGCGCTAGAGTCGTTGGTACAGGTCGTTCGGACTTACCAAATCAAGTGAACAATGTATCAGCATTCCCAGGAATCTTTAGAGGGGCACTTGATGTTCGTGCGAGAGAGATTAATGAAGAGATGAAAATTGCAGCAGCTTATGCGATCGCTGATCTAATTGAAGAAAAGGAATTAACGGAAGATTATGTGATTCCAAATCCATTTGATCCTAGAGTCGCTCCAAAAGTAGCAGGAGCTGTTGCAAAAGCAGCAATGGATACAGGGGTTGCACGTATTCAAGTAGATGTGAAAGAAATTGAAGAGAAAACAAGAAGATTATCTGTTATTAAATAA
- a CDS encoding DNA polymerase III subunit alpha → MTNFVHLHVHTEYSLLDGASRIDHLVKKAKSLGMSALAITDHGSMYGVIPFYQACMKEGIKPIIGVEAYITAGHRTDRISRQEQKIYHLVLLAENETGYKNLMKLVSIAHLEGFYYKPRIDKEVLREYHEGIIALSACLKGEVNDYLLQGQFEKAKEVAIDYQLIFGKGNFYLEIQDHGLPEQKRLFDLIIKLSQETGIPIVATNDVHYVEKEDALIQDVLMTIGTGTTLEDEKRFRFPTKEFYLKSAQEMSDLFPLLKESLENTIVIANRCHVEIPSRLSILPKFPLPESVTSDQYLEALAYKGLEKRYQNITSKVKDRLDYELSVIKKMGFSDYFLIVWDFMKYAHKKGIMTGPGRGSAAGSLVAYVLGITNVDPIKYRLLFERFLNPERVNMPDIDIDFHYERRDEVIQYVTEKYGEHRVAQIITFGTFAAKAAIRDVGRVLNIPYSKVDRIAKLIPNQLGITVGQALKENPELYSIYQKDEETKKMIQIAMKIEGMPRHHSTHAAGVVIADQPLENYTPLQEGQGNILLTQYSMGILETIGLLKMDFLGLRNLTIIERTLDWIEKARGKRIQLQHFDENDRKTYELLSQGNTKGVFQLESPGMIRVLQELKPSRFEDIVAILALYRPGPMEYIPEYIQAKHGQRKVTYPHKSLEPILKDTYGIIVYQEQIMQIASTMAGFSLGEADLLRRAVGKKKREILLKEREHFVHGAIQNGYEEKVANDVYDMIVRFADYGFNRSHAVAYAFIAFQTAYLKAHYPVEFLTALISESMGNQGKVTEYIEEARKMGIEVLPPDVKHSLYSFSIEGNKIRFGLGAIKNIGVQVIESILQLRKSEKEIQSIIDFCLEVDPKVCNRKTMESFILSGAFDSFGIHRAKLMANLDDLLERIQKRKKLQNDLQIDLFEDLQPTSKIEFDWIEVAPYPEQERLKKEKELLGVYLSGDPLGESRELLNSYTSHHFSELIHLNEGEIITIGGLLTELKPIVTKKGDPMAFAEMEVNGNLVELVLFPMVYQKYISELQIDQGLLVKGKIDKQGEKVKIIVEKATLLSKLKNDFRPKFVMIKIAKGNEKTATLTKLKNVLMKRKGNVPVILYYEREKRSRRLSNKYWIEVDQTLKEEIETILGKNSYAIHFG, encoded by the coding sequence ATGACGAATTTTGTTCACTTACACGTTCATACAGAATACAGTCTACTGGATGGTGCAAGTCGAATCGACCATTTGGTGAAGAAGGCAAAGAGCCTTGGTATGTCTGCGTTAGCGATTACGGATCATGGTTCGATGTATGGAGTGATTCCATTTTATCAAGCATGCATGAAAGAAGGAATCAAGCCCATCATTGGTGTAGAAGCCTATATCACAGCAGGCCACCGAACCGATCGGATATCAAGACAAGAACAAAAAATTTACCATTTGGTGTTATTGGCTGAAAATGAGACAGGATATAAGAATTTGATGAAACTAGTTTCGATTGCTCATTTAGAAGGGTTTTATTATAAACCACGGATCGACAAAGAAGTATTAAGAGAGTACCATGAAGGAATTATTGCGTTAAGTGCTTGTTTAAAGGGAGAAGTGAATGACTATCTCTTGCAGGGTCAATTTGAAAAAGCAAAAGAGGTAGCAATTGACTACCAATTGATTTTCGGAAAAGGGAACTTTTATTTAGAGATTCAGGATCACGGTCTACCTGAACAAAAACGATTATTTGATTTGATTATCAAGTTGTCGCAGGAAACGGGGATTCCAATCGTTGCAACCAATGATGTACATTATGTGGAAAAAGAGGATGCACTGATTCAAGATGTATTAATGACGATTGGTACAGGAACCACATTAGAAGATGAGAAACGGTTTCGCTTTCCAACCAAAGAATTTTACTTAAAAAGTGCGCAAGAGATGAGTGATCTTTTCCCTCTTCTAAAAGAGTCATTGGAGAATACCATCGTTATAGCGAATCGTTGTCATGTAGAGATACCAAGCCGTTTATCGATCTTACCAAAGTTTCCTTTACCTGAATCGGTTACTTCTGATCAATATCTAGAAGCTTTAGCTTATAAGGGGCTAGAAAAAAGGTATCAAAATATTACAAGTAAAGTGAAAGACCGTCTCGATTATGAGTTATCGGTCATTAAGAAAATGGGATTCTCTGATTATTTTCTTATTGTTTGGGATTTTATGAAATACGCTCATAAAAAAGGAATTATGACTGGACCAGGGAGAGGATCAGCAGCAGGAAGTTTAGTGGCCTATGTATTAGGAATTACCAATGTTGACCCGATAAAGTATAGATTATTATTTGAGCGGTTTTTAAATCCAGAACGAGTCAATATGCCTGATATTGATATAGATTTTCATTATGAGCGTCGCGACGAAGTGATTCAGTATGTGACAGAGAAATATGGTGAACACCGAGTAGCGCAAATTATTACCTTTGGAACATTTGCGGCAAAAGCTGCAATCCGTGATGTGGGTAGAGTCTTAAACATTCCTTACAGTAAAGTAGATCGAATTGCCAAACTCATACCGAACCAATTGGGGATTACAGTTGGTCAAGCATTGAAAGAGAATCCAGAACTATACTCGATCTATCAGAAAGATGAAGAGACGAAAAAAATGATACAGATTGCAATGAAAATTGAAGGAATGCCTAGACATCATTCCACTCATGCAGCTGGCGTCGTTATTGCTGATCAACCATTAGAGAATTATACCCCGTTACAGGAAGGGCAAGGTAATATTTTGCTTACCCAATATTCAATGGGTATTTTAGAAACGATTGGCTTGTTAAAAATGGATTTCTTAGGTCTTCGTAACTTAACCATTATTGAAAGAACGTTGGATTGGATCGAGAAAGCAAGAGGTAAGCGAATTCAACTTCAGCACTTCGATGAGAATGATCGCAAAACCTATGAACTATTAAGTCAAGGAAATACCAAAGGTGTCTTTCAATTAGAATCTCCTGGAATGATTCGTGTATTACAAGAATTAAAACCAAGTCGTTTCGAAGATATTGTCGCTATTCTTGCACTCTATCGTCCTGGTCCAATGGAGTATATTCCTGAATATATTCAAGCCAAACATGGACAAAGGAAAGTGACTTACCCTCATAAAAGCCTAGAACCCATATTAAAAGATACCTATGGAATTATTGTATATCAGGAGCAAATCATGCAGATTGCTTCGACAATGGCAGGATTTAGTTTAGGGGAAGCGGATCTTTTACGAAGAGCAGTCGGGAAAAAGAAAAGAGAGATTCTATTAAAAGAACGGGAACATTTTGTCCATGGTGCAATCCAAAATGGATATGAAGAGAAGGTAGCTAATGATGTGTATGATATGATCGTACGATTTGCAGATTATGGGTTTAATCGATCCCATGCGGTAGCCTATGCATTCATTGCCTTTCAAACCGCCTACTTAAAAGCTCATTATCCCGTTGAATTTTTGACAGCGTTGATTTCAGAGTCGATGGGAAACCAAGGAAAAGTAACCGAATATATCGAAGAAGCGAGGAAAATGGGAATCGAAGTTTTGCCTCCAGATGTCAAACATAGCCTCTATTCTTTTTCTATAGAAGGGAATAAAATTCGCTTTGGTCTTGGTGCAATTAAAAATATTGGTGTCCAAGTCATTGAATCGATCCTTCAACTGCGTAAAAGTGAAAAAGAAATTCAGAGCATCATCGATTTTTGTCTGGAAGTTGATCCAAAAGTATGCAATCGGAAAACGATGGAGTCGTTCATTCTTAGCGGAGCTTTTGATTCTTTTGGGATTCATCGTGCGAAACTGATGGCTAATTTGGATGACCTGTTAGAACGAATTCAAAAACGGAAAAAACTGCAAAATGATTTACAGATTGATTTATTTGAAGATCTTCAGCCTACTTCAAAGATTGAGTTCGATTGGATCGAGGTCGCTCCTTACCCAGAACAGGAACGATTAAAAAAAGAAAAAGAGTTACTTGGAGTCTATTTATCTGGAGACCCTCTAGGAGAAAGTAGGGAGCTCTTAAATTCCTATACTTCTCATCATTTTTCGGAATTGATACATCTAAATGAGGGAGAAATTATTACGATTGGCGGTTTATTAACAGAGTTAAAACCCATTGTAACTAAAAAGGGAGATCCAATGGCTTTTGCGGAAATGGAAGTGAATGGCAATCTAGTGGAATTGGTATTGTTTCCTATGGTTTATCAGAAATATATTTCTGAGTTACAAATCGATCAAGGGCTTCTAGTTAAAGGGAAGATCGACAAACAAGGTGAAAAAGTGAAAATTATTGTTGAGAAAGCAACCCTGTTATCTAAATTGAAGAATGATTTTCGGCCAAAATTCGTCATGATAAAAATCGCAAAGGGCAATGAAAAAACTGCAACTTTAACAAAACTAAAGAACGTACTGATGAAAAGAAAGGGTAACGTACCTGTTATCTTATATTACGAACGAGAGAAAAGATCACGACGTTTGTCCAATAAATATTGGATTGAGGTCGACCAAACACTGAAAGAAGAAATCGAAACCATTCTTGGAAAGAATAGTTATGCTATTCATTTTGGGTAG
- a CDS encoding YtrH family sporulation protein, with the protein MGTFITNLIMSFLLAFGVVIGGSLFGGIGAFLTHQPPILTIKQLSNDLKIWALVVSLGGTFDSFKTFESGLFDGNLSGMIRQLLMIITGLAGAYSGRIAILWLIKGDIE; encoded by the coding sequence ATGGGAACGTTCATTACAAATCTAATTATGTCATTTTTACTTGCCTTTGGCGTTGTCATTGGTGGTTCACTTTTTGGTGGAATTGGTGCTTTTTTGACTCATCAGCCACCCATTCTTACCATCAAGCAACTTTCTAATGACCTGAAAATTTGGGCACTTGTGGTTTCCCTAGGAGGTACTTTTGATTCATTTAAAACTTTTGAAAGTGGTCTATTCGACGGAAATTTATCAGGGATGATTCGTCAACTTTTAATGATTATTACTGGCCTAGCTGGGGCCTATTCAGGTAGAATCGCAATCCTTTGGCTCATAAAAGGAGATATTGAATAA